From a single Streptomyces rubradiris genomic region:
- a CDS encoding bifunctional o-acetylhomoserine/o-acetylserine sulfhydrylase — protein MSSQSADSVTAGHTAGEPSTGPGTPAWSFETKQVHAGAVPDPATGARATPIYQTTSFVFRDTRHAADLFSLAEPGNIYTRIHNPTQDVFEQRLAALEGGVAAVALSSGQAAETLALLTLASAGDHIVSSTSLYGGTYNLLRHTLPRFGIEVSFVDDPDDAEAWRAAIRPHTKALFAESLGNPRGNVLDVRAVADVAHAAGVPLVVDNTVPTPYLLRPLEHGADIVVHSATKFLGGHGTAIAGVVVDGGTFDFGAHADRFPDFTEPDPSYHGLRYWPALGPGAYAVKLRVQLLRDLGPALSPHSAFLLLQGVETLSLRIERHTANAQALAEWLEQRDEVAAVHYPGLPSSRWYEAGRRYLPRGAGAIVSFELRGGVEAGRRFVDGVELFSHLANIGDVRSLIIHPASTTHSQLDEAQLAATGTAPGLVRLSVGIESLADLKADLEAGFRAAKGA, from the coding sequence ATGAGCAGCCAGTCCGCCGACTCCGTCACCGCCGGCCACACCGCCGGGGAGCCGTCCACCGGTCCCGGCACCCCGGCCTGGTCCTTCGAGACCAAGCAGGTCCACGCCGGTGCCGTGCCCGACCCGGCCACCGGCGCCCGGGCCACGCCGATCTACCAGACCACGTCGTTCGTGTTCCGGGACACCCGGCACGCGGCCGACCTGTTCTCGCTCGCCGAGCCCGGCAACATCTACACCCGGATCCACAACCCCACCCAGGACGTCTTCGAGCAGCGGCTCGCCGCCCTGGAGGGCGGTGTGGCGGCCGTGGCGCTGTCCTCCGGGCAGGCGGCGGAGACCCTGGCCCTCCTCACCCTGGCGAGCGCCGGCGACCACATCGTCTCCAGCACCTCTCTGTACGGCGGCACCTACAACCTGCTGCGGCACACGCTGCCCCGGTTCGGCATCGAGGTGTCCTTCGTGGACGACCCGGACGACGCCGAGGCGTGGCGGGCGGCGATCCGGCCGCACACCAAGGCGTTGTTCGCGGAGTCGCTGGGCAACCCGCGCGGCAATGTGCTCGACGTGCGGGCGGTGGCCGACGTGGCGCACGCGGCGGGCGTTCCGCTCGTCGTGGACAACACGGTGCCGACCCCGTACCTGCTGCGCCCGCTGGAACACGGCGCGGACATCGTCGTGCACTCGGCGACGAAGTTCCTCGGCGGCCACGGCACGGCCATCGCGGGCGTGGTCGTGGACGGCGGTACGTTCGACTTCGGCGCGCACGCCGACAGGTTCCCGGACTTCACCGAGCCGGACCCCAGCTACCACGGTCTGCGGTACTGGCCCGCGCTCGGCCCCGGCGCCTACGCGGTCAAGCTGCGGGTGCAGTTGCTGCGCGACCTCGGCCCGGCGCTCTCCCCGCACTCGGCGTTCCTGCTGTTGCAGGGCGTGGAGACGCTGAGCCTGCGGATCGAGCGGCACACGGCCAACGCCCAGGCGCTCGCCGAGTGGCTGGAGCAGCGCGACGAGGTCGCCGCGGTGCACTACCCGGGCCTGCCGTCCAGCAGGTGGTACGAGGCCGGGCGGCGGTACCTGCCGCGCGGTGCCGGCGCGATCGTCTCCTTCGAACTGCGCGGCGGCGTCGAGGCGGGCAGGCGGTTCGTGGACGGCGTGGAGTTGTTCAGCCACCTCGCCAACATCGGTGACGTGCGCAGCCTGATCATCCATCCGGCGTCCACCACGCACAGCCAACTGGACGAGGCTCAGCTGGCGGCGACCGGCACCGCGCCGGGGCTGGTGCGCCTGTCGGTGGGCATCGAGTCCCTCGCCGACCTCAAGGCGGACCTGGAGGCCGGGTTCCGCGCGGCCAAGGGCGCGTAG